In Planifilum fulgidum, one genomic interval encodes:
- a CDS encoding NUDIX hydrolase, with translation MQKPYKIAAKAIIFDGDRVLVLRKSPAERSARDNHGWDFPGGGLEPAEPLMDALAREVWEETGLEVKVIGPAYIYDEIQEEKHLIIIKFACHQPTGSLQLSKEHISYHWVSMDRLSDAPFPEWMKEEIRRAYRIYEEATGGGH, from the coding sequence ATGCAAAAACCTTATAAAATCGCTGCGAAAGCGATCATTTTCGACGGTGACCGCGTCCTGGTGCTCCGGAAATCCCCCGCTGAGCGGAGCGCCCGGGACAATCACGGCTGGGATTTTCCCGGCGGGGGCTTGGAACCCGCCGAACCGCTGATGGATGCACTGGCCCGTGAAGTTTGGGAGGAGACCGGACTGGAGGTCAAGGTGATCGGTCCGGCATACATTTACGACGAGATTCAAGAGGAGAAACATTTGATCATCATCAAATTTGCCTGCCATCAACCGACCGGATCCCTCCAGCTGAGCAAGGAACACATCAGTTACCACTGGGTCTCGATGGACCGCTTGTCCGATGCCCCCTTTCCGGAATGGATGAAGGAGGAGATCCGTCGGGCCTACCGGATTTATGAGGAGGCGACGGGCGGCGGCCATTGA
- a CDS encoding PaaI family thioesterase, whose protein sequence is MTLDGLWRELQDLNENEIYTIHKLVQALKRTRESPLAYIEEMMHFQSLGLDQESGAYIHRMMVTDELRNRLGILHGGVTATFIDTAMGSTVFQDMGIERGAVTLDLNIHFLSPAREGWLTAKSHIIKKGKTIVVLETKVTDEESRLIASASGTFYRLKK, encoded by the coding sequence ATGACACTGGATGGGTTGTGGAGAGAACTTCAGGACTTGAACGAGAACGAGATTTACACCATTCACAAGCTGGTTCAGGCGTTGAAACGGACGCGGGAAAGCCCTCTGGCCTACATCGAGGAGATGATGCATTTTCAATCCCTCGGGCTGGACCAGGAGTCCGGCGCCTACATCCACCGCATGATGGTGACGGATGAACTGCGGAACCGGCTGGGAATACTGCACGGGGGGGTGACTGCCACCTTTATCGACACGGCCATGGGGTCCACGGTGTTTCAGGACATGGGAATCGAGCGGGGGGCGGTTACCCTGGACCTGAACATCCATTTTCTGTCTCCGGCTCGGGAAGGTTGGCTGACGGCCAAATCCCACATCATCAAAAAGGGGAAAACGATTGTGGTGCTGGAGACCAAAGTGACGGACGAGGAAAGCCGATTGATTGCCTCCGCGTCGGGCACCTTCTATCGGCTGAAAAAATAG
- a CDS encoding MDR family MFS transporter → MPSTHENRSLSAADRSSLSATRRIIITAALMVAMFLAAVEATIVNAAMPTVVSALGGLSLYSWVFSAFMLANTTTVPIYGKLADLYGRKRVFIVAVALFVGGSALCGLAGSMEQLVLFRIIQGLGAGGVLPVALTIVGDIYPFEQRARIQGWFSSMWGLAALIGPFAGGWTIDHFSWRWIFWFNLPFGLLVITIVAAFLPNRKSDKRLRIDIVGALLLMLSVFAFLFATQQMGSLGWQAPAVWLLMILAALLLLAFVLWERRESQPFLPVELFKNRIIYSSNLTAFLTGIGMFGAISFVPLFVQSVLGKSATLAGLAITPQVLGWSTASVVAGRWMLKSGYRPPILTGVTLISAAAALFIFMNAQTPYALVLGSMFILGLGLGLSMTSYIVAVQNAVDADRRGAATSSQMFARTLGGAVGVTILGAVMITRLRAQIDSFLSSRQGSLDPETIRQLREAQGITHPEGLASLPEQVAGQVSQFLSQALDSTFFTAAALSLLALASAYFLVPGGNAKSLAAGKGD, encoded by the coding sequence ATGCCGTCCACCCACGAAAACCGTTCCCTCTCCGCTGCGGATCGAAGCAGCCTGAGCGCGACGCGCCGGATCATCATAACAGCCGCCCTCATGGTGGCCATGTTTCTGGCGGCGGTGGAAGCCACCATCGTCAACGCGGCCATGCCCACGGTCGTCTCCGCCCTGGGCGGACTCTCCCTGTACAGCTGGGTCTTTTCCGCGTTCATGTTGGCCAACACGACGACGGTGCCCATCTATGGCAAGTTGGCCGACCTGTACGGGCGCAAGCGGGTGTTCATCGTCGCCGTCGCCCTGTTTGTGGGAGGTTCCGCCCTGTGCGGGCTGGCCGGATCGATGGAACAACTGGTCCTTTTCCGGATCATTCAGGGACTGGGGGCCGGCGGGGTTCTCCCCGTCGCCCTGACCATCGTCGGAGATATTTATCCCTTTGAACAGCGCGCCCGCATCCAGGGGTGGTTTTCTTCCATGTGGGGACTGGCGGCGCTGATCGGTCCCTTTGCCGGCGGCTGGACGATCGACCATTTCTCCTGGCGCTGGATCTTCTGGTTCAATCTTCCCTTCGGCCTGCTCGTCATCACCATCGTTGCCGCCTTCCTTCCGAACCGGAAGTCGGACAAACGGCTCCGGATCGATATCGTGGGCGCCCTGCTGCTGATGCTGTCCGTCTTTGCCTTTCTGTTCGCCACCCAGCAGATGGGCAGCCTCGGGTGGCAGGCCCCGGCGGTGTGGCTTCTGATGATCCTGGCCGCCCTGCTTCTTTTGGCCTTCGTCCTGTGGGAACGGCGGGAGAGCCAGCCCTTTCTTCCGGTGGAACTGTTCAAAAACCGAATCATCTATTCCAGCAACCTGACGGCGTTTCTGACGGGGATCGGCATGTTCGGGGCCATCTCCTTCGTTCCCTTGTTCGTCCAAAGCGTCCTGGGAAAAAGCGCCACCCTGGCCGGGCTGGCCATCACGCCCCAGGTGCTGGGTTGGAGCACCGCTTCCGTCGTGGCCGGGCGGTGGATGCTGAAAAGCGGCTACCGCCCTCCCATTCTGACCGGAGTGACGCTGATCAGCGCGGCGGCAGCCCTCTTCATCTTTATGAATGCCCAAACCCCCTACGCGCTGGTGCTGGGTTCCATGTTCATCCTGGGGCTGGGTCTGGGACTGTCGATGACCAGCTATATCGTGGCGGTGCAGAACGCCGTGGATGCGGATCGGCGGGGAGCGGCCACCTCCTCCCAAATGTTTGCCCGCACCCTGGGGGGAGCCGTCGGGGTCACGATCCTGGGGGCCGTGATGATCACGCGCCTTCGGGCGCAAATCGACTCCTTCCTCTCCTCCCGGCAGGGAAGCCTCGATCCGGAGACCATCCGGCAGCTTCGGGAAGCGCAGGGGATCACCCATCCCGAGGGGCTGGCCTCCCTGCCCGAACAGGTGGCCGGCCAGGTGAGCCAGTTTCTGTCCCAAGCCCTGGACTCCACCTTCTTCACCGCCGCCGCCCTCAGCCTGCTGGCCCTGGCCTCCGCCTATTTCCTGGTCCCGGGTGGAAACGCCAAGTCCCTGGCCGCCGGGAAAGGGGACTGA
- a CDS encoding metal-dependent hydrolase, producing MDNLTHGLLGYALYAATDTRDLSRKERAGYAAAAVIGAEIPDIESFTTFFGDEAYLTWHRGFTHSFLFSPAMALLALGIVALFNRSVRWKKAYLLALGGVIVHILSDLSNSWGTGIWEPLDHGRYSLGILPIVDAVILLILLFAWLARRFASRARAFRWGLAAIACYTALQGILASAAVERIPDGYDRIATSAQFVPTQFQIIVKRGDRFEYWRTTALSRPVKEKTIVDDRHHPAVPRALEDPDAKAIARFAPFYGAAVTEKADAYRVTIYDPRFRLVRPSLLSKTVAVPKQ from the coding sequence ATGGACAACCTCACCCACGGACTTCTGGGCTACGCCCTGTATGCCGCCACAGACACAAGGGACCTGAGCCGGAAGGAGCGGGCCGGATATGCCGCCGCCGCCGTCATCGGCGCGGAAATCCCCGACATCGAATCCTTCACCACCTTTTTCGGGGATGAGGCCTATCTCACCTGGCACCGCGGCTTCACCCACTCGTTCCTGTTCTCGCCGGCCATGGCGCTGCTGGCCTTGGGCATCGTCGCGCTGTTCAACCGATCCGTCCGCTGGAAAAAGGCATACCTGCTGGCGCTGGGCGGAGTGATCGTTCACATATTGTCCGATCTTTCCAACAGTTGGGGAACGGGCATCTGGGAGCCCCTCGACCACGGAAGGTATTCGCTCGGCATCCTGCCGATCGTCGACGCCGTGATCCTCCTGATTTTGCTCTTCGCCTGGCTGGCCCGTCGCTTTGCATCCCGCGCCAGGGCTTTTCGGTGGGGCTTGGCGGCCATCGCCTGTTACACGGCATTGCAGGGAATCCTGGCGTCGGCGGCGGTGGAGCGGATTCCCGACGGCTACGACCGGATTGCCACCTCCGCCCAATTCGTCCCCACCCAGTTTCAGATCATCGTAAAGCGGGGAGACCGGTTCGAATACTGGCGAACCACGGCCCTCTCCCGGCCGGTCAAGGAAAAAACGATCGTCGATGACCGGCATCATCCCGCCGTCCCGCGGGCCCTCGAAGACCCGGATGCGAAGGCCATCGCCCGCTTCGCTCCTTTCTACGGAGCCGCGGTGACGGAAAAAGCCGACGCCTACCGGGTGACCATCTACGATCCGCGTTTCCGCCTCGTCCGCCCCTCCCTTCTCAGCAAAACAGTGGCGGTTCCGAAGCAATAG
- a CDS encoding histidine phosphatase family protein, with product METHVYLVRHGETAWNRERRFQGHQDVPLSPAGLFQAERLAQRLKSETFDAVYSSDLKRAVQTAEIVARELALPVVTLKGLRERFMGEWEGLTQEEVAARFPDWPGRIVEGKNGIESLSALQERMMNQLEHLVGLHRGGRILAVSHGGSINAALAKVSRGRYGPGVTRLENASLTHLVYDHREEDWRVEKVNITEHLAV from the coding sequence GTGGAGACGCACGTCTATCTGGTCCGACACGGGGAAACGGCCTGGAACCGGGAACGTCGATTTCAGGGCCATCAAGACGTGCCCTTGAGTCCCGCGGGCCTTTTCCAGGCGGAGCGGCTGGCCCAACGCCTGAAGTCCGAAACGTTTGACGCCGTCTATTCCAGCGACCTGAAGCGGGCCGTTCAAACGGCGGAAATCGTCGCCCGGGAGCTGGCCCTTCCCGTCGTGACGCTGAAGGGACTGAGGGAGCGATTCATGGGGGAGTGGGAAGGCCTGACCCAGGAGGAAGTGGCTGCCCGTTTTCCCGACTGGCCCGGGCGGATCGTCGAGGGGAAGAACGGAATCGAATCCCTATCCGCGTTGCAGGAGCGCATGATGAACCAGTTGGAGCATTTGGTCGGCCTTCACCGGGGCGGCCGCATTTTGGCGGTCAGCCACGGGGGGAGCATCAACGCCGCGTTGGCCAAGGTGAGCCGGGGACGTTACGGCCCCGGTGTGACCCGTCTGGAAAATGCCAGCCTGACACACCTGGTGTATGATCACCGGGAGGAGGACTGGCGTGTGGAAAAGGTGAACATCACCGAGCATTTGGCCGTTTGA
- a CDS encoding YhcN/YlaJ family sporulation lipoprotein, with amino-acid sequence MKGFLPTCLILALLLTGCQVAEKPGDDRQLAQLPVIDRPALEETKQIAKENRRVDEAVAVALKDELYVGLKVTNFNRFFLRSIRKDVHERLKDRFPGRKVHVTTDSKVFDELSRLEGRVRKDPWGMDREDLRRKLYKIHEDMKG; translated from the coding sequence TTGAAAGGGTTTTTGCCGACCTGTCTCATCCTGGCCCTTCTCCTGACGGGATGCCAAGTGGCGGAAAAGCCCGGGGATGATCGACAACTTGCCCAGTTGCCGGTCATCGACCGGCCGGCCTTGGAGGAGACGAAACAAATCGCGAAGGAAAACCGCCGGGTGGATGAGGCGGTGGCGGTGGCGCTGAAGGATGAACTTTATGTGGGATTGAAGGTGACCAACTTCAATCGTTTCTTTTTGCGGAGCATCCGCAAGGATGTGCACGAAAGGTTGAAGGATCGGTTCCCGGGACGAAAAGTCCATGTGACCACGGACAGCAAGGTGTTTGACGAGCTGTCCCGGCTGGAGGGCCGGGTTCGCAAAGATCCGTGGGGGATGGACCGGGAGGATTTGAGGCGGAAGCTGTACAAGATTCATGAGGATATGAAGGGATGA
- the spoVAC gene encoding stage V sporulation protein AC, with product MSDTNQNNTPAQQEYQDFAKKRDPGRPVLKNCILAFLSGGTICLLGQLISTFYMRFFDFTEKTAGDPTVATLIFLSSLLTGLGVYDHIAQWAGAGTIIPVTGFANALTSSAIEHRSEGFVLGVGGNMFKLAGSVIVFGVFSAFIIATVKVILRGLGGM from the coding sequence ATGTCCGACACAAACCAAAACAACACCCCCGCTCAACAGGAATACCAGGACTTCGCCAAAAAAAGGGATCCGGGCCGTCCCGTGTTAAAAAATTGCATCCTGGCCTTTTTGTCGGGGGGAACGATTTGTCTCCTCGGCCAACTGATCTCCACCTTCTACATGCGTTTTTTCGATTTCACCGAAAAAACCGCGGGAGATCCCACTGTCGCCACGCTCATTTTTCTCTCCTCCCTGCTGACCGGTCTCGGCGTCTACGACCACATCGCCCAATGGGCCGGCGCGGGGACGATCATCCCGGTGACCGGCTTTGCCAACGCCCTCACTTCGTCGGCCATTGAACACCGGTCCGAAGGCTTTGTCCTCGGGGTGGGGGGCAACATGTTCAAACTGGCCGGATCGGTCATCGTCTTCGGGGTCTTTTCCGCCTTCATCATCGCGACCGTCAAGGTGATCCTCCGCGGATTGGGGGGGATGTGA
- the spoVAD gene encoding stage V sporulation protein AD — MLQGQTWIFDNPPTITSSAAVGGPFEAQGPLAADFDLLFDDMWLGQDSFEKAEKKLMEQACDKAIQKAGLQKEDIQFYLAGDLLNQIITSSFSARTLAIPYLGLFGACSTSMEGLALAALMVSAGYADRVLTATASHNGAAEKQFRYPTEYGSQKPPTAQWTVTGAGAAVVVSGGNGPRVTAATIGRVVDMGITDPFNMGAAMAPAAADTIEAHFRDLRISPAEYDLILTGDLGRIGHPLAAELLAKQGLELPPDRFGDCGLMIYREDQPVQAGASGCASSACVTYGHVLNRMRRGELNKVLIVATGALLSPLSYQQKESIPCIAHAVAIQSG, encoded by the coding sequence GTGCTTCAGGGGCAAACGTGGATTTTCGACAACCCCCCGACGATCACATCTTCCGCCGCCGTGGGCGGTCCCTTTGAGGCGCAGGGCCCCCTGGCCGCGGATTTCGATCTCCTCTTTGACGACATGTGGCTCGGCCAAGACAGCTTTGAAAAGGCGGAGAAAAAACTGATGGAACAGGCCTGCGACAAGGCCATCCAAAAGGCGGGCTTGCAAAAGGAAGACATCCAGTTTTACCTGGCCGGCGACCTCCTGAACCAGATCATCACCAGCAGCTTCTCCGCCCGGACCCTGGCCATTCCCTATCTCGGCCTGTTCGGGGCTTGCTCCACCTCGATGGAGGGGCTCGCTCTGGCCGCTCTGATGGTATCCGCGGGCTATGCCGACCGGGTGCTGACGGCCACCGCCAGCCACAACGGCGCCGCCGAAAAGCAATTCCGCTATCCGACGGAATACGGCTCCCAAAAGCCGCCCACGGCCCAATGGACGGTGACCGGAGCCGGCGCCGCCGTGGTCGTTTCCGGGGGAAACGGGCCCCGGGTGACGGCGGCGACCATCGGCCGGGTGGTCGACATGGGCATCACCGACCCCTTCAACATGGGAGCGGCGATGGCCCCCGCGGCGGCGGACACCATCGAGGCCCACTTCCGCGATTTGCGCATCTCCCCTGCGGAATACGACCTGATCCTGACCGGGGACCTGGGACGGATCGGCCATCCCCTTGCGGCCGAGTTGCTGGCCAAACAGGGGCTGGAGCTTCCCCCGGACCGTTTCGGTGATTGCGGATTGATGATCTACCGGGAGGACCAACCCGTTCAGGCCGGTGCCAGCGGTTGCGCCAGTTCCGCCTGTGTCACCTACGGGCATGTGCTCAACCGGATGCGCCGGGGAGAACTGAACAAGGTCCTGATCGTGGCCACGGGCGCCCTTCTTTCCCCCTTGAGCTACCAACAGAAGGAAAGCATTCCCTGCATCGCCCACGCGGTGGCGATCCAATCCGGTTAG
- the spoVAE gene encoding stage V sporulation protein AE, translating into MIFFWAFVVGGLICVIGQLLIDVFKLTPAHTTSTLVVVGALLDGFNLYEPLIDFAGAGATVPITSFGNALVHGAMAEAERHGLIGVITGIFEVTSAGISSAIIFGFLAALIFRPKG; encoded by the coding sequence ATGATTTTTTTCTGGGCCTTTGTGGTCGGGGGATTGATCTGTGTCATCGGACAGCTTCTGATCGACGTGTTCAAACTGACGCCTGCCCACACCACCAGCACCCTGGTCGTCGTGGGAGCCCTGCTGGACGGCTTCAATCTGTATGAGCCGCTGATCGATTTCGCGGGAGCCGGTGCCACCGTGCCCATCACCAGCTTCGGCAACGCCCTCGTCCACGGCGCGATGGCCGAAGCGGAGAGGCACGGGCTGATCGGAGTGATCACCGGGATATTCGAAGTGACCAGCGCCGGTATCTCCTCTGCCATCATCTTCGGTTTCCTGGCGGCGTTGATCTTCCGGCCGAAAGGCTGA
- a CDS encoding Glu/Leu/Phe/Val family dehydrogenase gives MHNPFEMAQQQVAHAANLLGLDRNVTEILLHPTRVLCVSFPVTMDDGSTRIFHGYRSQHNDAIGPTKGGIRFHPDVTMDEVKALSMWMTFKCGVVGLPYGGAKGGVVCNPKQLSKGELERVSRGFIQAIASIIGPEKDIPAPDVYTNAEIMGWMMDEFSRMRQSFTPGVITGKDPIIGGSLGRDKATALGCVFTIREAAEKLGIPLEGATVAVQGFGNAGRYSALLLQELGCRIVAISDSQGGIFNPGGIDPKEAVNIKEKTGSVIHFTDYFSDHTRQITNRELLELEVDILIPAALEDQIHEENADRIRAKIVAEAANGPTTPEADRILYNKGIHVIPDILANAGGVTVSYFEWVQNLMNYHWPEEEVNSKLEQKMVEAYHNVYRMHQEKKVDMRTAAYMVSIARIVKAMVARGWIKEHQAVLQR, from the coding sequence ATGCACAATCCCTTTGAAATGGCTCAACAACAGGTCGCCCACGCAGCCAACCTGCTCGGGCTGGATCGCAACGTCACGGAAATCCTCCTGCATCCGACGCGCGTTCTCTGCGTTTCCTTCCCCGTGACCATGGACGACGGCAGCACCCGGATCTTTCACGGGTACCGGTCGCAGCACAACGACGCCATCGGGCCGACCAAGGGAGGCATCCGTTTTCACCCCGATGTGACCATGGACGAAGTCAAGGCCCTCTCGATGTGGATGACCTTTAAATGCGGCGTGGTCGGCCTGCCCTACGGAGGAGCGAAGGGGGGCGTCGTCTGCAATCCGAAACAGTTGTCCAAAGGGGAACTGGAACGGGTGAGCCGGGGCTTCATCCAGGCGATCGCTTCCATCATCGGACCGGAAAAGGACATTCCGGCGCCGGACGTGTACACCAATGCCGAAATCATGGGCTGGATGATGGATGAGTTCAGCCGCATGCGCCAATCCTTCACCCCCGGCGTCATCACCGGCAAGGATCCGATTATCGGCGGTTCCCTGGGACGGGATAAAGCGACCGCCCTCGGCTGCGTCTTCACCATCCGGGAAGCGGCGGAGAAACTGGGGATTCCCCTGGAAGGAGCCACCGTCGCCGTTCAAGGCTTTGGCAACGCGGGCCGCTACAGCGCTCTTCTTCTGCAGGAATTGGGCTGCCGGATCGTGGCCATCAGCGACTCGCAGGGAGGCATCTTCAACCCCGGCGGGATTGATCCGAAGGAAGCCGTCAACATCAAGGAGAAGACCGGATCGGTCATCCATTTCACCGACTATTTCAGCGATCACACCCGGCAAATCACCAACCGGGAACTTCTGGAACTCGAGGTGGACATCCTGATTCCCGCCGCCTTGGAGGATCAGATCCACGAAGAAAATGCGGACCGCATCCGCGCCAAAATCGTGGCGGAGGCGGCCAACGGCCCCACCACGCCGGAGGCGGACCGGATCCTCTACAACAAGGGCATTCACGTGATCCCGGATATCCTGGCCAACGCCGGCGGCGTCACCGTCTCCTACTTCGAATGGGTTCAAAACCTCATGAACTATCACTGGCCGGAAGAGGAAGTGAACAGCAAACTGGAACAAAAAATGGTGGAGGCTTACCACAACGTTTACCGGATGCATCAGGAGAAAAAGGTGGACATGCGGACCGCCGCCTATATGGTGTCCATCGCCCGGATCGTCAAGGCGATGGTGGCCCGGGGCTGGATCAAGGAGCACCAGGCCGTTCTCCAGCGGTGA
- a CDS encoding GNAT family N-acetyltransferase: MLTIPVDRCTQLRLLEMSHAQAMFRLVASNRDHLRPWLPWVDRMRVESDAENYILRSLGRFSAGTEAHFGIWFREMLAGSITVERIDAWNRVAEIGYWLGKEFVGKGIMRRSAAALIDYLIEKRAINRIEIRCTPANISSQAIPLSLGFRMEGTLREAAYLKGRFHDHLLFAITAEEWKRRKQGEEETQCLPAGGPSELPGR; this comes from the coding sequence GTGCTCACCATTCCGGTCGACCGTTGCACTCAGCTCCGCCTGTTGGAGATGAGCCACGCGCAGGCAATGTTTCGGCTGGTGGCGTCCAATCGCGATCATTTGCGACCGTGGCTTCCCTGGGTGGATCGGATGCGGGTGGAATCCGACGCGGAAAACTACATCCTCCGGTCCCTGGGCCGCTTTTCCGCCGGCACGGAGGCCCACTTCGGCATATGGTTCCGGGAGATGCTAGCAGGGTCCATCACCGTTGAGCGGATCGACGCCTGGAACCGGGTGGCGGAAATCGGATACTGGCTGGGAAAAGAATTCGTGGGGAAGGGAATCATGCGCCGGTCGGCCGCCGCCCTGATCGATTACCTGATCGAAAAGCGGGCGATCAACCGGATCGAAATCCGCTGCACCCCCGCCAACATATCCAGCCAGGCGATACCGCTTAGCCTCGGATTCCGGATGGAGGGAACGCTTCGGGAAGCGGCATACCTTAAGGGAAGGTTTCACGACCACCTTCTCTTCGCCATCACCGCCGAGGAATGGAAGAGGCGGAAACAAGGCGAGGAGGAGACGCAATGTCTCCCGGCCGGCGGCCCGTCGGAACTCCCCGGAAGATAA
- a CDS encoding carbohydrate ABC transporter permease, translating to MRKKAGPGFYVFLVGFVFVILFPFLWQFLASLKPPGELFGESAFKLFASNPTLDNYVRVFTQRPFGSYLWNSFVVASLTTIYCVFVAAIAAYAIARLHFRGKTLVLGLFLMVSMFPQIATIAPIYLFVKSVNLTNSYLGLVIPYTTFALPLAVWNLTAFYRQIPYDLEEAARVDGATVMQTFWKVIFPLAVPGTFTTAILVFIAAWNEFFFALTINTEETMKTVPVGIALFQGRYTIPWGEISAASVIVTIPLVIMVLIFQRRIISGITAGAVKE from the coding sequence ATGCGGAAAAAAGCAGGTCCAGGATTTTACGTATTTTTGGTCGGCTTCGTCTTTGTCATCCTCTTCCCCTTTTTGTGGCAGTTTCTGGCATCCCTGAAGCCCCCCGGCGAGCTGTTCGGGGAAAGCGCCTTTAAGCTGTTCGCGTCCAATCCGACGCTGGACAACTATGTGCGGGTCTTTACGCAGCGTCCCTTCGGTTCCTATCTGTGGAACAGCTTTGTCGTGGCATCCCTGACCACCATCTACTGCGTGTTCGTGGCGGCCATCGCCGCCTATGCGATCGCCCGCCTGCACTTTCGCGGGAAGACCCTGGTGCTGGGTCTGTTCCTCATGGTGTCGATGTTCCCGCAAATCGCCACCATTGCCCCCATTTACCTTTTCGTGAAATCGGTCAATCTCACCAACTCCTACCTGGGGCTGGTGATTCCCTATACCACCTTTGCCTTGCCCCTGGCGGTTTGGAACCTGACCGCCTTTTACCGGCAAATTCCCTATGACCTGGAGGAGGCCGCCCGGGTGGACGGAGCGACCGTGATGCAAACCTTCTGGAAGGTGATCTTCCCCCTGGCGGTTCCCGGTACCTTCACCACGGCGATCCTCGTCTTCATCGCCGCCTGGAACGAGTTTTTCTTCGCCCTGACCATCAACACCGAGGAGACGATGAAGACGGTGCCGGTGGGCATCGCCCTGTTCCAGGGCCGCTACACGATTCCCTGGGGTGAGATTTCCGCCGCCTCCGTCATCGTGACGATCCCTCTGGTGATCATGGTTTTGATCTTTCAACGCCGGATTATTTCGGGGATTACGGCCGGTGCCGTCAAGGAGTGA
- a CDS encoding ABC transporter permease subunit yields the protein MEKKRRSLSEKHIGYLLVLPALAIILVIAIWPVLRSFWMSLYDIRLNDPTKLQIQSGYGIDVERYADTVPYLMNALDGEIRQAPEDVKDQLQRIKRDLEELKNAVEGHRQVSERLDQVNELLNNFQPVPEKLKYAKVDEELALETRQKLEKIHAEIKEIDSDKLQKQSDLLGLVNGWRETIIEPNFVGFKYYLEFANSPRLWNALANTTVFTVISVFLELVLGLWIAVLINKQFRGRGIVRAAVLVPWALPTVIAALMWRFLFDGQNGVMAKIFTEIGLIPNMGVLLTTKFWSMFAVIFADVWKTTPFMALLLLAGLQTIPQSLYEAAEVDGASKTQQFFKITLPMLKSTILVALLFRTLDAFRVFDLIYVLTGGGPANSTETISVFAYKTMFAQLNFGAGSALSVIVFICVALISMIFVKLLGSDLISDGRKR from the coding sequence ATGGAAAAAAAGCGGAGAAGTTTGTCCGAAAAACATATCGGATACCTGTTGGTTCTGCCGGCACTCGCTATCATCCTCGTGATCGCGATTTGGCCGGTGCTTCGCTCCTTTTGGATGAGTCTTTACGACATTCGGCTGAACGATCCGACAAAGCTCCAGATCCAAAGCGGCTACGGGATCGACGTGGAGCGCTACGCCGACACGGTTCCTTACCTGATGAACGCCCTGGATGGCGAAATCCGGCAGGCGCCGGAGGATGTCAAGGATCAGCTCCAGCGCATCAAGAGAGACCTGGAAGAGCTGAAAAACGCCGTCGAGGGCCATCGCCAGGTGTCCGAGCGGCTGGATCAAGTGAATGAATTGCTGAACAATTTCCAACCCGTTCCGGAAAAGCTGAAATACGCCAAGGTGGATGAGGAGCTCGCCTTGGAAACCCGACAGAAGCTGGAAAAGATCCATGCCGAAATCAAGGAGATCGACTCGGACAAATTGCAGAAACAGAGCGATCTTCTCGGACTGGTGAACGGCTGGCGGGAAACCATCATCGAGCCCAACTTTGTCGGTTTCAAATATTATCTGGAGTTTGCCAACAGCCCCCGGTTGTGGAACGCCCTCGCCAACACGACGGTGTTTACGGTGATCTCCGTCTTCCTGGAACTGGTGTTGGGACTTTGGATCGCCGTCCTGATCAACAAACAGTTCAGGGGGCGGGGGATTGTCCGGGCCGCGGTGTTGGTTCCCTGGGCTCTGCCCACGGTCATCGCCGCCTTGATGTGGAGGTTCCTCTTTGACGGTCAAAACGGCGTGATGGCTAAGATTTTCACGGAGATCGGGCTGATTCCCAACATGGGCGTCCTTTTGACCACCAAGTTCTGGTCGATGTTTGCCGTCATCTTCGCCGATGTCTGGAAAACGACGCCCTTCATGGCCCTGCTCCTTTTGGCGGGCCTGCAGACGATTCCCCAATCCCTCTATGAGGCGGCGGAAGTGGACGGCGCCTCCAAAACGCAGCAGTTTTTCAAAATTACGCTGCCGATGCTGAAATCGACCATCCTGGTGGCCCTCCTGTTCAGGACCCTGGATGCCTTCCGGGTGTTCGACCTGATCTATGTGTTGACCGGCGGAGGACCTGCCAATTCGACGGAAACGATCTCCGTTTTCGCCTACAAAACCATGTTCGCCCAGCTGAACTTCGGAGCCGGTTCCGCCCTGTCCGTCATCGTTTTCATCTGCGTGGCGTTGATCAGCATGATCTTCGTCAAACTGCTCGGTTCCGATCTCATCAGCGACGGGCGCAAACGGTGA